CAATCCTTGTCGCCAATTCCCAGCTTTTTCCCCGCACCAATGTATACGTCGCCGTAAAATGCGGTTTGGCCGGGACTACCACTCGTTCCGACGATGAACTTTTTACTGCCGCTGACCTTGAATTCACTGTTAGTGGTGGAGAGTTGTACTTTATCGCGCCCCCATGGAATGTTAAAACGGGGAACCAGGTTTCCTTTCGAATCAGAGGTTGCGATACAAAATACGCTGTCGGGTTCTCTATTGATGCCCAAACGGTAAGTATAAAGCGCTGCCTGTGGATTGTCGTTCTTATCCACCCACATAATGGCGGGTTTGGCCGAGTCGGATTTCCATTTGAGTTTTATCATGGCGCTCTCATTCAAACGAGTTAGGGTTGTTTTAAAACGAACCGCTTTGTTTACACCAAAATCGAGAGCCTCTTCTGGTTTGTCTATACCGATTCCTACATTTCCGGCGGTATAGGAAAGCTGGTTGTTTTGCAACTTCCAGCCGGGATTGGAGCTGCCCGCAGCAAGTGCAAAAGGAACCGCATGGATGGGTTCTTTCTTAAAAACACGGAATCCGTTACCATCTTTCATATCGATGGAGATTTGTATGAATACTGTCCCCTGTGTCCAGTCAATGTCATCAAGACGGCCACTCGCATCTGTATCATTTCCGACAACCAGTTCAAGCATCCCGGTTGGCGACGTCGTTACACCTTGAGATTCGGAATAAATTGGAGTGGAAGAATTTTCGCCTTGCGTTAATTCAATTTGGCAATCAATAACTTGATCGGTCACCGGTTGATTGTTCTCATCGGTTAGCTGCGTCTGGTAAAGAAATCCGGGATTTTCCTGTGCCTGCGATAGTGCTATCACTAACAAGAAAAGCAATAATGTGAGCTTTGATTTCAACATGAGGAAAAGGATAGGGATTAATGTTTCTTTATGAGTTTTCGCGTATCAACAACCTGATGTGTTTGTCTGTCGACGCATCGAAGAAGGTATATTCCGTTGGCTAACCCCGAGAGATTTAATTCCCGGCTATTGGTTACGTTGGAAATAGTTGAAATGGCCATGCCGGTTATGTCGTAAATGGTAATGTCGACGGGGGCTAGGTTGTTGACGAGCTTGATGTTCAGCGCTTCGCTAAACGGATTGGGGTAGAACCGGTTTTCTGATTTTGCTTGTTCGTCAACGAAATTTGCTTGTGTTTTCATTGCCGGGATTGGATATCCCAACAGCTGAAAACCGTTTGCATTGCTTCCGGAAAAACCACCGATTCTCCAATGCATAACAGTGCTCCCCTGATGCTTTTCTCCGCCTGATACGGACATCGTCAGGGATTGTGAGTAAGAATATGAGGTAAAAAGCATGGTAAAGGCAAGGGAAAAAAGGTACCTCATATACAAAATGTCAGTTACATCATAGAACGTTTAAATATAGAAAATTCCAGTCAAACAAAATGTTATTATAATACTAACTTATGCATTTGTTATCCTGTTAAGTCGCTTCGCTTCATTGCAATTTGTAATTTTGTAAGGAGATACTAATGAAGAACTGAAAGAAGGAGATCATCAGATTAAGATGGTTTTTGTGTGGACGAAAAAATAATTTTTGAATGAAAGTAAGCGACATTATCACCCAGTCTGATAAAACGGTTTTTTCTTTTGAACTTTTGCCGCCGCTGAAAGGACAGAATGCCGATAAACTTTATCGAACTATCGAAGATTTGCTGGAGTTTGATCCCAAATATATCAACATCACCACCCATCGTGATGAGATGGAATACCGCACATTGCCCAACGGATTGCATGAAAGGCGGACCATTCGGAAAAGACCGGGAACGGTAGCTATTGCAGCTTCCATTCAGTACAAATATGGTGTGCCGGTTGTTCCTCATGTGGTTTGTGGGGGGTTCACGAAGGAAGAGACAGAGAACATGCTCATCGATCTTAATTTCATGGGCGTTAAAAATGTGTTGGCTCTCCGGGGAGATAAACTGAAATCGGAGAATATATTTAAGCCGGAGCCGAAAGGTCACGCTTATGCCAGCGACTTGGTGAAGCAGATTGTCGATTTGCGGCATGGAAAATATCTTGACCCGGAATTGAAAAATAACACTCCCATGGATTTCTGTATTGGTGTGGCGGGTTACCCCGAAAAACATGCAGAAGCAACCAACCCAGATGTGGATTTGCTGAACCTGAAAAGGAAGGTAGAGGCCGGTGCCGATTACATTGTTACCCAAATGTTTTTCGATAACCAGAAATATTACGATTTTGTGGATAAGTGCCGGGCAGCAGGTATTACGGTTCCGATTATTCCGGGCATAAAACCTCTTTCAAGGAAGAACCAGGTTTCGGTGTTGCCGGGAATCTTCAGTATCGATATTCCGGAAGAGTTCGCCAAAGAAGTGAGGAAGTGTAAAAATAATGATGAAGCCCGTGAAGTGGGAACCGAATGGGCCATTCACCAGGCAAAGGATTTGATTGCGCACAACGCGCCATGCTTGCATGTGTACACATACGGAATCTCTGATAATACACGGCAAATTGCCAAAGCGGTATTCTGATAACTAAAAAATAGTCGAACAGGTAGCCTGTCTTTTGTTCGGAGGCAGGTTATTTTTCAATCTGCTCCAACTACTTTGCTGCGTCGTTCCATAATCACCGTATCGCGCCAAATTCCATTCATCTTGCCCACTTTCTCGCGGTAGCCCAACGTGCGAAAGCCATACATTTCGTGAAGTTTGATACTGGCTTCGTTTTCCCGAAAAATGCTCGATTGTAGCGTCCAGAATCCTGCTTTCTCACTTGATTCGATGAGGTTTTGCATGAGTCGGTTTCCAATTCCCCGGCCACGGAAATTTTTCCTGATGTAAACACTTACTTCGGCTACACCAGCATAAACCGGCCTCGACGAAACAGACGATAACGCAGCCCATCCGGCGACTGTTTTTCCAACAGAGGCAACAAGCCGACAGGATTGAATGTGTCCGCTATTCCATTCTTCCCAGGTTGGAACGGTTTGCTGAAAGGTGGCGTTTCCGGTTTCGAGGCCTTCGGC
This Prolixibacter sp. NT017 DNA region includes the following protein-coding sequences:
- a CDS encoding T9SS type A sorting domain-containing protein — encoded protein: MKTQANFVDEQAKSENRFYPNPFSEALNIKLVNNLAPVDITIYDITGMAISTISNVTNSRELNLSGLANGIYLLRCVDRQTHQVVDTRKLIKKH
- the metF gene encoding methylenetetrahydrofolate reductase [NAD(P)H]: MKVSDIITQSDKTVFSFELLPPLKGQNADKLYRTIEDLLEFDPKYINITTHRDEMEYRTLPNGLHERRTIRKRPGTVAIAASIQYKYGVPVVPHVVCGGFTKEETENMLIDLNFMGVKNVLALRGDKLKSENIFKPEPKGHAYASDLVKQIVDLRHGKYLDPELKNNTPMDFCIGVAGYPEKHAEATNPDVDLLNLKRKVEAGADYIVTQMFFDNQKYYDFVDKCRAAGITVPIIPGIKPLSRKNQVSVLPGIFSIDIPEEFAKEVRKCKNNDEAREVGTEWAIHQAKDLIAHNAPCLHVYTYGISDNTRQIAKAVF
- a CDS encoding GNAT family N-acetyltransferase; this translates as MNITTSIDLRAMTQEDWPDVARIYAEGLETGNATFQQTVPTWEEWNSGHIQSCRLVASVGKTVAGWAALSSVSSRPVYAGVAEVSVYIRKNFRGRGIGNRLMQNLIESSEKAGFWTLQSSIFRENEASIKLHEMYGFRTLGYREKVGKMNGIWRDTVIMERRSKVVGAD